The DNA region TAACGGGTTCTGAACACCCTGAAACTGTGCTGTTGTGAACAAATTCTAAAGTATACCGAAATAATCCAATTTTTATTTCCGGGCATCTTTACTTTTGCAAAATTATGTGTTATAATATATCAAAACCGAAAAGGAGGAATTCATAATGGCATATTCAGTAACTAAGGATACAGTTATCGGCGATATCCTCGATACAGATTTTGACGTTGCTCCCCTGTTTCTTGAAATAGGTATGCACTGTCTGGGTTGCCCCGCTTCAAGAGGCGAGACTATCGAGGAGGCTTGCGCTGTTCACGGAACAGACGCTGATGCACTGGTTGAAAAGCTCAACGCTCAT from Ruminococcus albus AD2013 includes:
- a CDS encoding DUF1858 domain-containing protein — protein: MAYSVTKDTVIGDILDTDFDVAPLFLEIGMHCLGCPASRGETIEEACAVHGTDADALVEKLNAHFAAKA